A section of the Anabaena cylindrica PCC 7122 genome encodes:
- a CDS encoding dynamin family protein → MATSRVTSETVELLKQISGVRLSQQDITPLIIFLASLIVVLRGVAEADGIVTEQEKECWETILQRFIKSPRTIINLIVRYVSSGMKLHQIYADSSEFLTLTDILSNSEKLILISLTYEMSFVDNDINLHEKNYIETVGYWLGIDPQHLPILEAGFTHEINVDPDALEEVKNLLVPDRFYALDTELIEAANHILDSLPAKLEIETNEQLTPLSYRELKKFQEYCKKLQYFCYQITNIIQEFRNRGFIPQSLIGEIAEVSLKIKSQRFRLAVVGEFSKGKSTLLNALVGEEIQPVRAIPCSGTVTVLKYGTQKRVICLYKDGRSEEIPLDQYKVKAAISKEAAVEHRSDELLQSDIEEIIFEHPELALCKSGVEIVDSPGLNEHPDRTAITYKLLKETDAVIFLTNAMHLLTEKEKELIKDVRYQLNNGESKEAAENLFILVNFMDMLDNEEDHQDVKKRLETFVESEKLLITTGQNRVHYISAKKVLKSIQNGDDDDYLKSFQSFTQSLERFLTFERGAIKIKRSVNELDSLIIKSLDLLIQYNKIVEGKISLSKAEKLEIIEKIGLISGCELKLRSFAEQLKYQAVNEAHESWHKWYSELPEELAKRSVTWSSKHSRLFEQKELIKEYTSQFIEDLKSTLNLWQKYSLSKIIEKHLEILNDKILQETSELNTKLEIIDKNINTKLSGCINYDLVNIDTKPFFGTLGRWSANVLTYVFLASSGLILLAPIIFGVNHFIKGVDEQQNTGIKQKIIESGLSKFVESKYQILEEINQYISSIFENRIESFISVIGQAISLCENLIEQQDKIEQENRETRKIEKEFINQKRQELEQVQKELQTIINKSTTP, encoded by the coding sequence ATGGCAACTTCACGAGTTACTTCTGAAACTGTTGAGTTATTAAAGCAGATTAGTGGTGTGAGGCTGAGTCAACAGGATATAACACCTTTGATTATATTTTTAGCATCCTTAATAGTTGTTCTACGAGGTGTAGCAGAAGCGGATGGAATTGTAACAGAACAGGAAAAAGAATGTTGGGAAACAATTCTCCAGCGTTTTATAAAATCACCAAGAACAATAATAAACCTAATAGTGAGATATGTAAGTTCAGGAATGAAACTGCATCAGATTTATGCAGATTCCTCAGAATTTCTCACTCTAACAGATATACTGTCAAATTCGGAAAAGCTGATTTTGATTAGTCTTACCTATGAGATGTCATTTGTAGATAATGATATTAATTTACACGAGAAAAATTATATCGAAACAGTTGGTTATTGGCTAGGTATTGACCCTCAGCACTTACCTATATTGGAAGCTGGATTTACTCATGAAATAAATGTAGATCCAGATGCTTTAGAGGAAGTAAAAAATTTACTTGTGCCTGATCGTTTTTATGCGCTAGATACTGAATTAATTGAGGCCGCTAATCATATTTTAGATTCTTTACCTGCAAAACTGGAAATAGAAACAAATGAACAGTTGACACCCCTATCTTATAGAGAGTTGAAAAAGTTCCAAGAATATTGTAAGAAATTACAATATTTTTGTTATCAAATTACCAATATAATTCAGGAATTTAGAAACCGTGGTTTTATACCGCAAAGTTTGATAGGAGAGATTGCAGAAGTATCTCTCAAAATAAAATCTCAGAGGTTCAGATTAGCAGTAGTAGGGGAATTTAGTAAAGGAAAATCAACCTTGTTAAATGCTTTAGTGGGTGAAGAAATTCAACCAGTAAGAGCAATTCCTTGTAGTGGTACAGTAACAGTTCTAAAATATGGGACTCAAAAGCGAGTAATTTGTCTCTATAAAGACGGAAGAAGTGAGGAAATTCCTCTTGATCAGTATAAAGTAAAAGCTGCAATTTCTAAAGAAGCTGCTGTAGAACATCGTAGTGATGAATTATTACAATCAGATATTGAAGAAATTATTTTTGAACATCCTGAATTAGCTTTATGTAAAAGTGGTGTAGAAATTGTTGATTCACCTGGGTTGAACGAACATCCTGATAGAACTGCTATTACTTACAAACTACTTAAAGAGACAGATGCAGTAATTTTCTTAACTAATGCAATGCATCTTCTGACTGAAAAAGAAAAAGAATTAATAAAAGATGTGAGATATCAACTTAATAACGGTGAAAGTAAAGAGGCGGCTGAGAATCTGTTTATATTAGTTAATTTCATGGATATGTTGGATAATGAAGAAGATCACCAAGACGTGAAGAAGCGACTTGAAACCTTTGTCGAATCTGAAAAATTACTCATTACAACAGGTCAAAACCGTGTTCATTATATTTCTGCAAAAAAGGTATTAAAATCAATACAGAATGGGGATGATGATGACTATTTAAAATCCTTTCAAAGTTTTACTCAGTCTTTGGAAAGATTTTTAACTTTTGAACGTGGAGCAATAAAAATCAAACGTTCTGTTAATGAGTTGGATAGCTTAATTATAAAGTCTTTAGATTTACTAATTCAATATAACAAAATTGTAGAAGGTAAAATATCTCTTTCTAAAGCTGAGAAGTTAGAAATTATAGAAAAAATTGGTTTAATAAGCGGATGCGAATTGAAACTGCGAAGTTTTGCAGAGCAACTGAAATATCAAGCAGTTAATGAAGCTCATGAATCTTGGCATAAATGGTATAGTGAGTTACCAGAAGAATTAGCAAAGAGATCAGTTACATGGAGTTCTAAACATTCCAGATTATTTGAACAAAAGGAATTAATAAAGGAATATACAAGTCAATTTATAGAAGACTTAAAATCTACATTAAATCTATGGCAGAAATATAGTTTAAGTAAGATAATAGAAAAACACTTAGAAATTTTAAACGATAAAATTTTACAAGAAACTAGTGAATTAAATACAAAGTTAGAAATAATAGACAAAAATATTAATACTAAATTAAGTGGATGTATTAATTATGATCTAGTTAATATAGATACAAAGCCATTTTTTGGTACATTAGGAAGATGGTCGGCAAATGTGTTAACTTATGTTTTTTTAGCATCAAGTGGTTTAATACTTCTTGCACCAATAATATTTGGGGTTAATCATTTTATAAAAGGAGTTGATGAACAACAAAATACAGGAATTAAGCAAAAAATTATTGAATCAGGTTTATCAAAATTTGTAGAATCAAAATATCAAATCTTAGAAGAAATAAACCAATATATTAGTTCAATATTTGAAAACAGGATTGAATCTTTTATTTCTGTTATTGGTCAAGCCATATCACTTTGCGAAAATTTGATAGAACAACAAGATAAAATTGAGCAAGAGAATCGAGAAACCCGCAAAATTGAAAAAGAATTTATTAACCAAAAACGTCAAGAACTTGAACAAGTGCAGAAAGAATTACAAACTATCATCAATAAATCTACAACTCCATAA
- the purL gene encoding phosphoribosylformylglycinamidine synthase subunit PurL: MTTFGENPFSPQEIASEGIKPEEYTEIVRRLGRHPNKAELGMFGVMWSEHCCYKNSRPLLKQFPTTGPRILVGPGENAGVVDIGDGLQLAFKIESHNHPSAVEPFQGAATGVGGILRDIFTMGARPIALLNSLRFGDLNDPKTQRLFTGVVAGISHYGNCVGVPTVGGEVYFDPAYSGNPLVNVMALGLMETSEIVKSGASGLGNLVLYVGSTTGRDGMGGASFASAELTDESMDNRPAVQVGDPFVEKSLIEACLEAFKTGAVVAAQDMGAAGITCSTSEMAAKGGVGIDFDLDKIPVRESGMIPYEYLLSESQERMLFVAEKGREQELIDIFHRWGLQAVVAGTVIAEPIVRIWFEGKIAAEIPADALAENTPLYERELLAEPPEYAQKAWQWTSASLPVCNAAGIEIAGSLQSWHQILLTLLDTPSIASKSWVYRQYDHQVQNNTVLLPGGADAAVVRIRPLESPQSPVPSPQSGVAATVDCNSRYVYLDPYEGAKAVVAEAARNLSCVGSEPLAVTDNLNFGSPEKPIGYWQLASACRGLSEGCSELGTPVTGGNVSLYNETFDAEGNPQPIYPTPVVGMVGLIPDLTKICGQGWQNVGDVIYLLGLPIQSRSPQPPLERGAIESRMGLGASEYLAAIHHTIAGKPPRVDFDLERRVQKACRDGIQAGWVNSAHDSAEGGVAVALAESCLSGNLGAEINFPISANYDSRFDEVLFGEGGARILVSVSEENQGEWESYLEEHIPEHCQLLGTVTNSGNLEILTADNHKLLQVSLKDMSDRYSQAISKRLSIYTNT; the protein is encoded by the coding sequence ATGACCACATTTGGTGAAAATCCCTTTTCTCCCCAAGAAATTGCCTCAGAAGGCATAAAACCAGAAGAATATACCGAAATTGTCCGCCGCTTAGGCCGTCATCCCAACAAAGCCGAACTCGGTATGTTTGGGGTGATGTGGTCAGAACATTGCTGTTATAAAAATTCTCGACCTTTACTCAAACAGTTTCCTACTACAGGCCCCCGTATTCTTGTCGGACCTGGTGAAAATGCCGGAGTTGTGGATATCGGCGACGGACTACAATTAGCGTTTAAAATAGAATCCCATAACCACCCTTCCGCCGTTGAACCGTTTCAAGGTGCTGCAACCGGAGTAGGTGGTATATTAAGAGATATCTTTACAATGGGGGCGCGTCCCATAGCCTTATTAAACTCTTTGCGTTTTGGAGATTTGAATGATCCGAAAACCCAAAGATTGTTTACGGGTGTAGTTGCGGGAATCTCCCATTATGGTAATTGCGTTGGAGTGCCGACTGTAGGCGGTGAAGTGTATTTTGACCCCGCCTACTCTGGAAATCCCCTTGTCAATGTCATGGCATTGGGATTGATGGAAACGTCAGAAATTGTCAAATCAGGGGCTTCAGGCTTAGGAAATCTCGTGCTGTATGTGGGTTCAACGACCGGACGGGATGGTATGGGCGGCGCTAGTTTTGCCAGTGCTGAATTAACTGATGAATCAATGGATAATCGTCCTGCTGTGCAAGTAGGAGATCCATTTGTCGAAAAGTCTTTAATTGAAGCTTGTTTAGAGGCATTTAAAACTGGGGCTGTAGTTGCGGCACAGGATATGGGGGCTGCGGGTATTACCTGTTCTACTTCGGAAATGGCTGCTAAAGGTGGTGTGGGGATTGACTTCGATTTAGATAAAATTCCGGTGCGGGAATCGGGAATGATTCCTTATGAATACCTGCTTTCGGAATCTCAAGAACGAATGTTGTTTGTTGCCGAAAAGGGACGGGAACAGGAATTAATTGATATTTTCCACCGTTGGGGACTACAAGCGGTGGTTGCGGGGACGGTGATTGCAGAACCCATTGTCAGGATTTGGTTTGAGGGGAAAATTGCCGCCGAAATTCCGGCTGATGCTTTGGCTGAAAATACGCCTTTGTATGAAAGAGAGTTATTAGCAGAACCTCCTGAATATGCCCAAAAAGCTTGGCAATGGACGAGTGCTAGTTTACCTGTTTGCAATGCTGCGGGTATTGAAATTGCGGGAAGTCTGCAAAGTTGGCATCAGATTCTATTGACTTTGCTAGATACTCCTAGCATTGCTTCTAAAAGCTGGGTTTATCGCCAATATGATCATCAAGTTCAGAATAACACCGTATTGTTACCCGGTGGTGCAGATGCGGCTGTAGTTCGTATCCGTCCTTTAGAGTCTCCCCAGTCCCCAGTCCCCAGTCCCCAAAGCGGTGTTGCGGCTACGGTAGATTGTAATTCTCGTTATGTCTATCTTGATCCCTATGAAGGGGCTAAGGCAGTGGTGGCTGAAGCTGCCCGGAATCTTAGCTGTGTCGGTTCTGAACCCTTGGCTGTGACAGATAACCTCAATTTTGGTAGTCCAGAAAAACCCATTGGTTATTGGCAATTAGCGTCCGCTTGTCGGGGTTTGAGTGAAGGGTGTAGTGAGTTGGGAACGCCAGTAACTGGGGGGAATGTCTCTCTCTACAATGAAACTTTTGATGCGGAAGGTAATCCTCAACCAATTTATCCGACTCCGGTTGTGGGTATGGTGGGGTTAATTCCTGATTTAACAAAAATTTGTGGACAAGGTTGGCAAAATGTCGGGGATGTAATTTACCTTCTCGGTTTACCTATTCAATCTAGATCCCCCCAACCCCCCTTAGAAAGGGGGGCTATAGAGTCTAGAATGGGATTGGGTGCTTCTGAATATTTGGCAGCTATTCATCATACGATCGCAGGTAAACCCCCTAGGGTTGATTTTGATTTAGAACGTCGTGTCCAAAAAGCTTGTCGTGATGGTATTCAGGCTGGTTGGGTAAATTCTGCCCATGATTCGGCTGAAGGTGGTGTGGCTGTTGCTTTAGCGGAATCTTGTCTTTCTGGAAATTTGGGGGCGGAAATTAATTTCCCAATTAGTGCAAATTATGATTCACGATTTGATGAAGTTCTGTTTGGTGAAGGTGGGGCGAGAATTTTGGTTTCTGTAAGTGAAGAAAATCAAGGAGAATGGGAATCCTATCTAGAGGAGCATATTCCGGAGCATTGTCAACTACTAGGAACGGTGACTAATTCAGGGAATTTGGAGATTTTAACCGCAGATAACCATAAGTTACTCCAGGTTAGTCTCAAAGATATGAGCGATCGCTATTCTCAGGCAATCTCTAAACGTCTCTCTATCTACACCAATACTTGA
- the purF gene encoding amidophosphoribosyltransferase, producing the protein MIPIHSVTSDEYPHSLRGAAILANNQIESHENRPDKPEEACGVFGIYAPEQDVAKMTYFGLYALQHRGQESAGIATFEGTHVHLHKDMGLVSQVFNETILEELPGELAVGHTRYSTTGSSRKVNAQPAVVETRLGLLALAHNGNLVNTVPLREELLKSNFNLVTSTDSEMIAYAIAQEVNTGLDWLEGSIRAFKRCEGAFSLVIGTADGVMGVRDPNGIRPLVIGTLDSDPIRYVLASETCGLDIIGAEYLRDVEPGELVWITEAGLASFHWSPQPERKLCIFEMIYFARPDSLMHNETLYSYRMRLGRRIAKESPVNADIVFGVPDSGIPAAIGFSQASGIPYGEGLIKNRYVGRTFIQPTQTMRELGLRMKLNPLKDVLAGKRVIIVDDSIVRGTTSRKLVKTLRESGAEEVHMRISSPPVTHPCFYGIDTDTQDQLIAATKSVAEIAKQLEVDSLAYLSWEGMLEETREDTNSFCSACFTGDYPVAIPEQVKRSKLILEKVVV; encoded by the coding sequence ATGATTCCTATCCATTCCGTTACTTCGGATGAATACCCCCATAGCTTGCGTGGCGCAGCCATACTTGCCAACAACCAAATCGAAAGTCATGAAAATCGCCCTGACAAGCCAGAAGAAGCTTGCGGTGTTTTTGGCATTTATGCCCCAGAACAAGACGTTGCTAAAATGACCTATTTTGGATTGTATGCCCTCCAACACCGGGGTCAAGAATCTGCTGGTATTGCTACCTTTGAAGGCACGCACGTACACCTGCACAAAGATATGGGTTTGGTGTCTCAAGTTTTTAATGAAACTATTTTAGAAGAATTACCCGGTGAATTAGCCGTTGGCCATACTCGCTATTCAACTACCGGTTCTAGCCGTAAGGTAAACGCCCAACCCGCTGTGGTGGAAACTCGCTTAGGGTTATTGGCTTTAGCACACAATGGTAATTTAGTCAATACTGTGCCACTGAGAGAAGAATTACTCAAAAGTAATTTTAACTTAGTTACATCCACCGATTCAGAAATGATTGCCTATGCGATCGCCCAAGAAGTCAACACCGGTCTAGATTGGCTAGAAGGTTCAATTCGTGCCTTTAAACGTTGTGAAGGCGCATTTAGCCTAGTAATTGGCACAGCGGATGGTGTTATGGGTGTGCGTGACCCCAACGGCATCCGTCCCTTGGTAATCGGGACTTTAGATAGTGATCCTATCCGTTACGTACTCGCTTCCGAAACTTGCGGTTTAGATATTATTGGTGCAGAATACCTGCGTGATGTTGAACCAGGAGAATTAGTTTGGATCACCGAAGCAGGTTTAGCCTCCTTCCATTGGAGTCCACAGCCTGAACGCAAACTGTGTATCTTTGAAATGATCTACTTTGCGCGTCCTGATAGCCTCATGCACAACGAAACTTTATACAGTTATCGAATGCGCTTAGGACGAAGAATCGCCAAAGAATCTCCCGTAAATGCCGATATAGTGTTTGGCGTTCCTGATTCTGGGATACCTGCGGCCATTGGCTTTTCCCAAGCTTCTGGCATACCCTACGGTGAAGGATTGATTAAAAATCGCTACGTTGGACGCACCTTCATTCAACCCACCCAAACCATGCGAGAGTTAGGTTTGCGGATGAAACTTAATCCCCTCAAAGATGTCCTTGCTGGTAAAAGAGTCATCATTGTTGATGATTCCATTGTCCGAGGAACTACTAGCCGTAAACTCGTCAAAACCTTGCGTGAATCTGGTGCAGAAGAAGTACATATGCGGATTTCTTCCCCACCTGTAACTCATCCTTGCTTCTATGGTATTGACACGGATACCCAAGATCAATTAATTGCAGCCACTAAATCAGTAGCAGAAATAGCCAAGCAATTAGAAGTTGATAGTCTCGCTTATTTGAGTTGGGAAGGAATGTTAGAAGAAACAAGAGAAGATACTAATAGTTTCTGTTCAGCTTGTTTTACTGGTGATTATCCTGTGGCTATTCCTGAACAAGTGAAGCGTTCTAAATTGATTTTGGAAAAGGTTGTAGTTTAG
- a CDS encoding type II toxin-antitoxin system VapC family toxin, with translation MTTVFKYVLDTSVCIKYFIADPLTPKVIELFTHLAYPQTEMFVPDLFYIECTNVFMKYVRANMYTSGEVQADLATLKNLQLQVVPTANLMDDAVNIALNYNISAYDASYVTLSQQNNAPLLTLDKKLVKALAASSFNICLFNEFQIPPLPNN, from the coding sequence ATGACTACTGTTTTTAAATATGTCCTAGATACCAGTGTGTGCATCAAATATTTTATTGCAGATCCACTCACGCCTAAAGTTATTGAACTGTTTACTCACCTTGCTTATCCACAAACAGAAATGTTTGTACCAGACCTATTTTACATAGAATGTACAAATGTTTTCATGAAGTATGTACGTGCAAATATGTACACTTCTGGTGAGGTACAAGCAGATTTAGCTACTCTCAAGAATTTACAATTACAAGTTGTTCCCACAGCAAACTTGATGGACGATGCAGTTAATATCGCCTTAAATTATAATATTTCTGCTTACGATGCTTCCTATGTTACACTTTCACAACAAAATAATGCTCCCTTGTTAACTCTAGACAAAAAGCTAGTCAAGGCTTTAGCGGCTTCATCTTTTAATATCTGTTTGTTTAACGAGTTCCAAATTCCACCTCTACCAAATAATTGA
- the tumA gene encoding antitoxin TumA: MRKQTIQYTSPLDALVAVAKRLSIYENQQKMDSEEFFYQYNQGILSDDALFIEWANDYRHYLALHQEKVSLSTSGFTGFKDVQDFE; the protein is encoded by the coding sequence ATGCGTAAACAAACTATTCAATATACATCACCATTAGATGCTTTAGTTGCTGTTGCTAAACGGCTGAGTATCTATGAAAATCAACAAAAAATGGATTCTGAAGAATTTTTTTACCAATATAATCAAGGTATATTATCAGATGATGCCCTATTTATAGAATGGGCAAATGATTACCGTCATTACCTTGCTTTACATCAGGAAAAAGTTTCTCTGTCTACATCAGGATTTACTGGATTTAAGGATGTACAGGATTTTGAATAA
- a CDS encoding bifunctional serine/threonine-protein kinase/formylglycine-generating enzyme family protein, with amino-acid sequence MNQCLNPDCLHQNPPTTIFCQRCGSKMVLQDRYRAIRVIGAGGFGRTFLAVDEQRLDTPCVIKQFLPQQSGSAALEKATELFKQEAVRLRDLGKHSHIPDLLAFFPQEGRLYLIQEFIEGENLLHELQRKGKFSESEVKQILIELLPILQFVHDNKVIHRDIKPENIIRSSQTDALFLIDFGVSKEVSGSFLTRVGTITGTPGYAPPEQFRGMVYHNSDIYSLAVTCIRLLTGCLHKYDGSDALFDSMRMQWIWKEKVSVSKELEIVLDKMLQDFPVNRFASAMEVLSALEPQQLPPTIIAPKQPVSPSLFQQVLQFISPKQPTQNVGINQQSSVHTSFTENLGNGVVLEMVAIPGGKFLMGSPEGEGNDNEKPQHLVTVSPFYMGKYPVTQAQWERVAFLPKEKIDLNPKPSNFQGANLPVEKVSWINAEEFCARISKATGKKYRLPSEAEWEYACRAGTTTRYYFGDTITTDLANYAGKYGQTSDVGKFPSNAFGLYDMHGDVWEWCADTLHKSYIDAPANGSAWISQNDTYQVLRGGSWYDVPVYCRSAARDDLSRDGRDNDIGFRVVCLSAARTL; translated from the coding sequence ATGAATCAGTGTCTCAACCCCGACTGTCTGCACCAAAATCCACCGACGACTATATTTTGTCAACGTTGTGGGAGTAAAATGGTATTGCAAGATCGTTATCGTGCTATCCGCGTTATCGGTGCAGGTGGCTTTGGGAGAACCTTTTTAGCGGTAGACGAACAAAGATTAGATACTCCCTGTGTCATTAAGCAATTTTTACCCCAACAGTCGGGAAGTGCGGCTTTAGAAAAAGCGACGGAGTTATTTAAACAAGAAGCTGTGCGACTGCGAGATTTAGGGAAACATTCACATATTCCAGATTTACTTGCATTCTTTCCCCAAGAAGGAAGATTATATTTAATTCAGGAATTTATCGAAGGTGAAAATCTACTCCATGAATTACAACGTAAAGGAAAATTCAGCGAGTCGGAAGTTAAACAGATATTAATTGAATTATTACCTATTTTACAATTTGTCCATGATAACAAGGTCATTCACAGAGATATTAAACCAGAAAATATTATTAGAAGTTCTCAAACCGATGCTTTATTTTTAATTGATTTTGGAGTTTCTAAAGAAGTTAGTGGAAGTTTTCTCACCAGAGTGGGGACGATTACCGGGACACCTGGATATGCACCACCAGAACAATTTCGTGGCATGGTTTATCATAATAGTGATATTTATAGTTTAGCTGTTACTTGTATTCGTTTATTGACGGGATGTTTACATAAATATGATGGTTCTGATGCGCTTTTTGATTCCATGAGAATGCAGTGGATATGGAAAGAAAAAGTTTCTGTGAGTAAGGAGTTAGAAATTGTTTTAGATAAAATGTTGCAAGACTTTCCAGTTAATCGTTTTGCATCAGCGATGGAAGTTTTATCAGCATTAGAACCACAGCAACTTCCACCTACAATTATTGCACCCAAACAACCAGTTTCTCCTAGTCTTTTTCAGCAAGTTTTACAATTTATTTCTCCCAAACAACCTACACAAAATGTAGGAATAAATCAGCAATCTTCTGTACACACATCGTTTACAGAAAATTTAGGAAATGGTGTGGTTTTAGAAATGGTAGCAATACCAGGGGGAAAATTTCTTATGGGTTCACCAGAAGGAGAAGGAAATGATAATGAAAAACCGCAACATCTAGTTACAGTTTCACCTTTTTATATGGGTAAATATCCTGTTACTCAAGCACAATGGGAAAGGGTTGCATTTTTACCAAAAGAGAAGATTGATTTAAACCCCAAACCCTCAAACTTCCAAGGTGCAAATCTTCCAGTTGAAAAAGTTTCATGGATTAACGCAGAGGAATTTTGTGCTAGAATTAGCAAAGCTACGGGTAAAAAATATCGCTTGCCCAGCGAAGCCGAATGGGAATATGCCTGTAGAGCCGGAACCACAACTAGATATTATTTCGGTGATACCATTACCACTGATTTAGCTAATTATGCTGGTAAATATGGACAAACCTCAGATGTAGGCAAGTTTCCATCTAATGCTTTTGGTTTGTATGATATGCACGGGGATGTATGGGAGTGGTGTGCAGATACCTTGCATAAAAGCTATATAGACGCGCCTGCAAACGGTAGTGCTTGGATTAGTCAAAACGATACCTATCAAGTGCTGCGCGGTGGTTCGTGGTACGACGTTCCTGTTTACTGCCGTTCTGCCGCCCGCGATGACCTCAGTCGCGATGGCAGGGATAACGATATCGGTTTTCGCGTTGTCTGTCTTAGTGCGGCGAGGACTCTTTAG
- a CDS encoding ABC transporter permease yields the protein MTSTKISLETTRNSLIRLVTNETFIYVIKRLLQALLTIFLASALSFFVMKLSPGDYVDTLRQNPKISPERIEEIRQQFGLDKSWPEQFIFWLKQIITKGDFGTSFVYQRSVSSLLWERVPATLLLAIASLIVTWAIAIPLGTLAAVKQNRPTDKILQVLSYAGQGFPSFITALFLLFFAQITTPLFPVGNMTSIEHAELTGLGKIVDIGWHMILPLIALSITSFAGLQRIMRGQLLDVLRQDYIQTARAKGLPENRVIYVHALRNAINPLITLLGFELAGLLSGAFITENFFNWPGLGKLTLQAVLSKDQYLVMASLVMSAILLIIGNLIADLMLKAADPRIKLEDLN from the coding sequence ATGACATCTACGAAAATTTCCCTGGAGACAACTCGAAATTCACTGATAAGATTGGTGACAAATGAGACTTTTATTTATGTAATTAAAAGATTATTGCAGGCGCTATTAACGATTTTTTTAGCGTCGGCTTTGTCGTTTTTTGTCATGAAGTTGTCACCAGGGGATTATGTAGATACACTGAGACAAAACCCCAAAATTTCACCAGAAAGGATTGAGGAAATACGGCAACAATTTGGTTTAGATAAGTCCTGGCCAGAACAATTTATATTTTGGTTGAAACAAATTATTACTAAAGGTGATTTTGGCACAAGTTTTGTTTACCAACGTTCTGTATCGTCGTTGTTATGGGAAAGAGTACCAGCGACGTTGTTGTTAGCGATCGCATCTCTAATTGTAACTTGGGCGATCGCCATTCCCTTGGGTACACTCGCTGCCGTTAAGCAAAATCGCCCCACAGACAAGATTTTGCAGGTTTTAAGCTATGCTGGACAAGGATTCCCTAGTTTTATCACTGCCTTATTTCTATTATTCTTCGCCCAAATAACCACCCCATTATTCCCAGTGGGTAACATGACCAGCATAGAACACGCTGAACTCACAGGATTGGGTAAAATCGTAGATATTGGTTGGCACATGATTTTACCGTTAATTGCCCTAAGTATAACCAGTTTTGCCGGGTTACAACGCATCATGCGCGGTCAATTATTGGATGTATTGCGTCAAGATTATATCCAAACAGCACGCGCTAAAGGATTACCAGAAAACCGCGTTATTTATGTTCATGCGTTGCGAAATGCCATTAACCCCTTAATTACTTTATTAGGGTTTGAATTAGCAGGTTTATTAAGCGGTGCATTTATTACAGAAAACTTCTTCAATTGGCCAGGTTTGGGTAAATTAACTTTACAAGCCGTTTTATCGAAAGATCAATATTTAGTAATGGCCAGCTTAGTAATGAGTGCAATTTTATTAATTATTGGTAATTTAATTGCTGACTTAATGTTAAAAGCAGCAGATCCAAGAATCAAACTAGAAGATTTGAATTAG
- a CDS encoding adenine phosphoribosyltransferase, which produces MDLKSLIRDIPDFPQPGILFRDITTLLRDPEGLRYTIDFLTQKCIESEFQIDCVVGMESRGFIFGAPLAYKLGSGFIPVRKKGKLPAAVHRIDYELEYGTDSLEVHQDALHPGSRVLIVDDLIATGGTASATAKLVQKIGCELVGFGFIIELRDLQGRKHLPDVPIISLVEY; this is translated from the coding sequence ATGGATTTAAAGTCTCTGATTCGTGACATACCAGATTTTCCTCAACCAGGAATTTTATTTAGGGATATTACCACCTTGCTGCGTGATCCAGAGGGTTTGCGCTATACTATTGACTTTTTAACACAAAAATGTATTGAATCTGAATTTCAGATTGATTGTGTTGTGGGAATGGAGTCGCGGGGGTTCATTTTCGGCGCACCTTTAGCTTATAAGTTAGGATCTGGTTTTATTCCTGTCCGCAAAAAAGGCAAGTTACCAGCGGCAGTTCATCGTATTGATTATGAACTAGAGTATGGTACAGACAGCTTAGAAGTGCATCAGGATGCTTTACATCCAGGTAGCAGGGTTTTGATTGTAGACGATTTGATTGCTACGGGTGGAACTGCAAGCGCGACGGCTAAGTTGGTACAGAAGATTGGCTGCGAACTTGTGGGGTTTGGGTTTATTATCGAGCTACGGGATTTGCAAGGGCGTAAACATCTGCCTGATGTACCGATTATTTCTTTGGTTGAATATTGA